The genomic region AGCTTCTGCTTTCGCATCAGCCAAGATCGATTCAGCTTGTTTGCCACCCGTTTGTTTGGATTGTTCAATGATGTCGTAAGCATCTTTGCGCGCTTGCTCAAGAGCTTGTTTTTGTTCCTCCACATAGGCAATGGCCTGTTCCCGAGTCTGTGCAGCCTCATTCATCTGCGTCAACACGAGTTCACGACGTTTTTCCATAATGGAGAACAAAGGACCGAAAGCATAACGGCTAAGCAGCCAATATAAAATTGCGAATGCAATAATCGCAAGAAGCGTATTTTCCCATATGAAACTCAATCTGTTCACTCCTTCCTGGAGGTATCCTTGAAACGTTCATCTGCACGTAGCAGACATTACCTAAAAAGAAGGCGCGGATGGCTATGGCCTTCCCCGCCAAACCTTTAAAATTAAATTAAGCCATACCGTAGAACATGAACGCGAGTACCACACCGATGATCGGCAATACCTCGATCAAACCTACACCGATAAACATTGTTGTTTGAAGAGTGGATTTTGCTTCCGGTTGACGGGCAATACCTTCCACCGTTTTGCTGATTACCATACCGTTACCAATACCTGCGCCAAACGCGCCCAGTCCTGCAACAATTGCTGCTGCGATTAATGCCATTGCTCCCATTTGTATATCCTCCTTAAAATGTTAAATCGAATTTTTTATTGTTCAGCCTGGTGAAGAAATCTTCGTAGGGCTTGAAACTTAATGCTCGTCGTGCGTCTCGATGCTCTGTGAAATGTACACCATCATCAAGATAACAAACACAAATGCCTGGATCGCGCCGATAAAGATACTAAAGCCTTGCCACACCATTAGTAGCGGAATCGCTGCAATAGCACCAAACACTTTGAATGTGGTCAGTTTCAGGATCGTTGCGATCAGTACCTCACCTGCGAAGATATTCGCGAATAGACGCATACCGTGTGTCAACAGCTTGGATGCCGTCTCAATCAGGTTGATTGGCAAGAACAAAGCGAATGGCTTCAGGTAATGCTGGAGATATCCTCTGGTGTTGCGGAACAATCCGAGTCCATGCGATACAAGGAACGCTACGAGAGCGAGTCCCATCGTTACAGACAAATCGGCTGTCGGTGATTTCCACCAGGCCAGTTCAACGTGTGGATGTGCTTCCGGATCCTTGGCATGCGCTTCTTCAAACGCCTCCACCGCTGTAACAATCGGCTGACCGAACACTTGCGCATGTTCTGCGCTGTCCACTGCAGTTACCGCTTGGAACGGAAGTCCGAGCATGTTTCCTACAAAAATGAACATGATCATGGAAAGAGCGAGAGAGATAAAATGTTTACCTTTCTTCATATCCATTGTACTGGAAATCAGATTGCGGACGAATTCTACTGCCCACTCCATAAAATTTTGCAGCTTGCCGGGGTTTTCAACGGATAGTCTTCGTGTGGCCAGTACAGCAAAAATAAAAACAAGGGCACCTGTAACTACCAGCATCAACACAACCGATAGATCCAGTCGAAATCCGCCAAGCATAATAATTGGAGCTTCATGCATATTTTTCTCACCCCTTTCTCGACTTGAAAGCTGCAGCACCTAACATCATTCTGCTCTGCGGGAATGGACAATCCCTATAATCAGTAAGGAAAATTGTGCAATGACGAGACCGCCTGCAACCGCATATGTATTGAAGTACTGCGGGAAGCGCATCGATATGAATATACCGAGCACAGCGAGTGCCGCTCTTGTCAAAAATCCCAGGTTCACACGCTTCAAGTTACCTTCTGCCGCATCATCAGACATTTTCCTTACTTTGTAGCCCAAGTAAAATGCATTGATCCAGCTAATTCCTGTACCCAGGGCTAGTCCCAAAGCAATTGTCTCCACACGTGGCATAAAGGCCGCTGCGAGAAAACAAATCATAAGAAAGTACATGATGAAAACAGTCATCGATCTGCGGTATCTGGTTAGTTCACTCATCACTTTCCCCCATGAATTTTTTCGCGATAAAGTAGATGCTTACACCGCCTGCCGCAAGAAAAAAGAGAACGCTTACGGCGATCCATATTCCGTTACCTCCAATGGTCTTGTCCAACCAGGAGCCAGCGTAATATCCGGCAACAG from Paenibacillus sp. FSL R5-0341 harbors:
- a CDS encoding AtpZ/AtpI family protein; this encodes MADSNKPNSSRNHDDNVWKAMGLVTAFGIEIAILAVAGYYAGSWLDKTIGGNGIWIAVSVLFFLAAGGVSIYFIAKKFMGESDE
- the atpE gene encoding F0F1 ATP synthase subunit C, translating into MGAMALIAAAIVAGLGAFGAGIGNGMVISKTVEGIARQPEAKSTLQTTMFIGVGLIEVLPIIGVVLAFMFYGMA
- a CDS encoding ATP synthase subunit I, which translates into the protein MSELTRYRRSMTVFIMYFLMICFLAAAFMPRVETIALGLALGTGISWINAFYLGYKVRKMSDDAAEGNLKRVNLGFLTRAALAVLGIFISMRFPQYFNTYAVAGGLVIAQFSLLIIGIVHSRRAE
- the atpF gene encoding F0F1 ATP synthase subunit B, with product MSFIWENTLLAIIAFAILYWLLSRYAFGPLFSIMEKRRELVLTQMNEAAQTREQAIAYVEEQKQALEQARKDAYDIIEQSKQTGGKQAESILADAKAEANRLKDDAVREIESEKNKAVAALRSELGTASVQIASKLIKKEVENGPAQEELVNQYLNEVGGRQ
- the atpB gene encoding F0F1 ATP synthase subunit A, whose translation is MHEAPIIMLGGFRLDLSVVLMLVVTGALVFIFAVLATRRLSVENPGKLQNFMEWAVEFVRNLISSTMDMKKGKHFISLALSMIMFIFVGNMLGLPFQAVTAVDSAEHAQVFGQPIVTAVEAFEEAHAKDPEAHPHVELAWWKSPTADLSVTMGLALVAFLVSHGLGLFRNTRGYLQHYLKPFALFLPINLIETASKLLTHGMRLFANIFAGEVLIATILKLTTFKVFGAIAAIPLLMVWQGFSIFIGAIQAFVFVILMMVYISQSIETHDEH